ataccgggtgcatacgtgaatcgataaagtttctttttcatataaagcctattttcaagacttttcgttagaaacttttcttccagtgtatcccataacttcttcgctgatgtctccctcatgacagagtacttctgctctttggccaaacataggcggattgtaccacacgcctgtctattgatcttggcccactccttgtcatccatcttgtcaggtttttcttcaagggctatatctagctcttgctgacataagacatccaggatctcacattgccacataccaaaattattggtaccgtcaaatttctctacttcaaattttgcatttgtcacagtagtccttgctgatgacgatgctgctgccatttttctcctcaatcccaactactgtatacgtgaacagtaccgtatacgtgaatagttccgtatacgtgaatagtaccgtatacgtgaatagtgccgtatacgtgaatagtaccgtaaacggtcgtattccccaagtacgaatctggctctgataccaattgttgcgcggaagcgtgtgaaagagtaaaattattgtactaaaaaatcacactaagttcaattcccaggaaagagaggtggatcacgaggattacttaagtaccaagtctttcctagccagaatatccctctatcgtaatttaatagcacaataaatcactacaatcacactcacaaaatatgaacaataaatagtaaagaacaccagaattttaacgaggttcggcaaatcttgcctacgtcctcgggcactaccaaatatatttcactccaaaaatacaagtgaaactttacaaatagggagagagaacaatgccttaagtagagaatggcaaatgtgggatgatgagaatgagcaatggttggcctatttatagttgagattcaagggccaccttgcaaagtcactattcacttagggaccaaaaattgctattttcccatgcccaacactaaataaatatttggtgcccataactttgacctttccaaagtatgggtaggtatgggaaaggtatgggcaaggtatggggtaTATTCTAATACCTCGCTTAAAGCAGCTCTCTTTCTTGGAAGTTGTCTTTCCTTCTAATCAACTCTCAAAACTCGGAATTCTTTTCGTGGTAATTCTTTTATGGAAATACGTTTAAATTCAACGTCCTTTATGAATTTCCTGATCAAGTTTGATTGTCAATTTGTTTGGAAGACTATGCTTTTACTGAATTAACCACTTGAAATTTTGCCTTTTTAATATTGcatataaattgaaattaaatttaaagtaaaaaaacaaGAGTAAAGTTccgataaaatattattttataaagaaaaaaaaagacggTGGAAGAAAGACGAGCTGATATGGAAATACATCCAATGGAATCTTTACATATCATATAGTTTGTGCGGGCCCTACCCATCCCTATCCACGTAAATTTTCTCCAGAAACTACTTTCTCGGCTGCCTTCCCCTGTTTTACTTTTTCAATTCCTCTTCCCCTTTCCCTGTAACGTATTTCTTTtgttaattctaattatttttacctTATAGTTACTTTTGTATGTTCAGTTCCCGAGAAAACCCGGAAGAAAGAGGGAGAAATTTTTTTATTGCTCTTCTTCtttctatgattttttttttggtgtacATTCTAAGTTAATAACCTTATAATTTAGTTTAGAGTgaataaatttgatttattttcgacATCTCAAAAGGAATTTAATTTAGGTAAAATAAGCATTTCTTTGATCCTAGGATAGGAATTTAGCTGTTATGAGAGAATAATGAAATTAAACAAGAACAAGACAgcgataaatttatttatttgaatcgATTAATAAATTCCATAAAATTGAGTGATTCATGTATGTTGTATGTTAAACACGTGAATTCTATTTTCACATTGTTTCAAACACATCTTAGGAGGTAAAATAATGGTCAAGTATCAACATAATTTAGCTGTCTTACTGGgaagttaaaattttgatttcttttcagtTTGTTCTATTTTCTTGAAGGATTTGGTGTTTACTAAGGGAATGTGCTTCATattgtatttctttttttttaatctatggTCTTTGCTTTTAAATTTCTGGAATCGTGATTGATTATTGTGTTGTTAAGCAAAATTTTTATGCTGAAAACATTGAAACCATCTAGctcaatgttatgtgaattgtCGATACTGCTTTGGTGCCATTAATTGAAGAGAACTCTTTCAGAATTTAAAAAAACTGTTATGCTTATGTGTTTCAAAATGAAATTACATTTCTCGATATAATCTTGTTTTATCAGGTGGCTAAGATCTGTAGCATGGTGGCATCTTGTGTTTGCTAACAATGAACTTTGGATTCCTTAGCTTTCCATGGTTTGGAGTTGATCCCAAAAGGGATTCGGATTTGACTTTTGCTTCCACAAGTGCTTCCATAGAGCCTAAACAGAAAGCTAGTTTTGAGATCAGGCTGTGGGGATGGACTCTAGTTTCAGTACCTCCTAAGGCAGTGAATGGTAATGATAGAATTCGCACTCCAACTACTATAAACAAAGGATTAAAAAGGCGTGCACAAGAAAATTCGGTTTTTGAGCCTCCCACACCTATCCGGTTTAGGCCATATGTTTGCAAGGTTCCATGGCATACAGGTGCTAGAGCATTCCTTTCGCAGTTATTTCCACGTTATGGGCATTATTGTGGTCCTAATTGGTCAAGTGGGAAAGATGGTGGATCCCTTATTTGGGATAGGAGGCCAATTGATTGGTTAGATTTTTGCTGCTATTGTCATGATATTGGTTATGATACTCATGATCAAGAAAAGCTTCTGAAAGCTGATTTAGCATTTCTAGAATGCTTGGAGAGACCTCATATGAGCACAAAAGGTGATCCGTATATCGCTCAACTTTACAAGACAATGTGCACTACAGGTATGCCTAGTattcattttgctattatatatttttatgtatgtataaatgtattttatatgATTGTTCTCTATTTACTGCTTCCCTTCCCTTGTTTTTGAGGCTAAACATGCAATGAGAAAGGTGAAGATATTGACTTGAGTCTGGTCTTTTTGACTGTGTTGAGTTGGTATGTTCGTTCTAAGTGCTCTACTCATTCAATGGCAGGTCTCAAAAATATACTAATCCCATACAGAAGGCACCTTGTGAAGCTACAATACGGGCAACCTCTAATTGATTTTAGAAGGATAAATAATATGAAAAGGAGAAGTTGGAATTTTCAGAAAACTTGAAAGCAGATCATGCAACCTTTGTGAGCAAGTTATTCAGATGGCCCTATGTAGAATGACAGTAGCTGGATTTTTTAACAATGTTCTGTCCTATCCTATGGTACATTGATGTTGACTTTCGAGTGTCAGCAGCTTGGAGCAACTTATTATCATGGTCTTTGTTGGAAACATGCAACATTGATCTTATTTGAATTTCAAACAAATGTTGTATGATGTAAATAATTATCGCTGCATGTTTATGCTATTTCAAACTGTGAATATTATGCAATTGTATTTGATAATAGCATATGCCATCAATCCGCACATGTTTATTGGCTGTAAATATATAGTTTGGGTATGGCTATTAAATTTTCTCACTGGGGTCCTTTTTCAGTTATTAATCCTTTTTCATCTGTAGCTATGTTATTGACTATTGATTGCCCAAAGTTTTACTTGGATAGTTTCCCTCTTATTCAGGAACTCGTATCCAAGTCTACGTATATATTACCCCCCCTCCCCCCCGGTTGTATTTGGAATAGAACAATTATCATTGTGAGCATTGGCTATAATTTTGTACAtgcatttctttattttcttattcctCCTTGTTTTTAAGTTTGAGGCCTTAATTATAATCTTGAGATCACAGAAGCATTAAAAGTAGGGTTTCTTTTTGGTGGTTTCTACGATTAGCTTTTACTTTGTATGCTATTGTGTTGGCCTTAAGAATAGTACTAGTTTCCCCTACTTTAACAAGGGTGCTTCATTGTTTCCATCTGTAAGTACTTATTTCCAGTATCTTGCAGAGCTTAGACCTTAGTGGTTGTTAATAAGGTTTGCTAGTCCCTAGTTTAGACATTTGGGATTGTTGAGGAGTTTGGCCCTCAGTTCACCAGTTTTTTTTACATGGATAAATCTTCTCATATCTTTTTCCCTTGTGTAATAACTCCTGACATATGCTTTTGGCCATGGAAACCTATTTGGAAGGCTTCTCATATCTTTTTCCCTTGTGTAATAACTCCTGACATATGCTTTTGGCCATGGAAACAGCTCTTTTTCATGCATTCGAATACAAGATGGCTAAAATGATAGCTCCATCAACTATCTAAGATATGTCAATCTTAGTGAAAATCTTTTGGTTCTAAGAATTGCCTGATTTACTGACTGGCTCGATGATAATGTGCAACTCTAGCTCTAATTGGACACTATATAAAAGAACAAGTATATCCCTACAAGTTTAACTTTGCTCCTCTTAGTTCGAACACAATAACGTGTTATACGCTCATTTTTACGGTTTTTGTTGACATAGTGAACCATACTCGAATCTTCATTAGTTTGTTAAATGGGGTTGCTGGTGGAGATAAGTAGGATACTCTCTGCATGTTTTCAGCTTTACTATTTGCATTTTGTTGGACTAGTATGTTTGCATTCGAAACGTACTGGCTTTGTGCTTTTTGCGACCCTGCTTAGCACAAGCATGACTTTTAGCATCCATCTTAAAAATCTATATACCTATGATTTTGACTAGATATTGTAAGATGCCCCTAGGTTGTGCAGTTCAGTTTGTTGAATTGTTTCTGGGCTTGATATAAAGAGGGTAGAGATCACCAAGAATGACCTGCAACATTGGATCGCGAACGAGGTAGCACTGCCTTTCTTGAAATCGATTGTAGAGGAATCATTGGAAAGAAGAAAACAAACTTTAATCGTTGATTGGCACTAGAACAAGATGTATATCTTTCTTACTAATTAGACACTTATTTTTCCTCAGTGTTGATGCTTTTATTACGCGCCTGTTTATACTTTCTTGGTCTTTTTACTTCACTGCAGGATTAGCTTATAGACTTTATTTCTTTAGTTTGATGTTGCAGTCTTGCAGATGTTAGATTTCTGAACTTTCTTAGACCAGTTTGAAAGTGAAAAGTTTAGATTTCTGAACTTTCTTAGACCAGTTTGAaagtgaaaagttttaaaattgtgtggactgttgaaaagtcaacaaaggtaggaagtaacttgttaaaaaggttgagcaagttgcaccgaatgttgaaaagttgaatgggataattgcaattttggtccctaatttttaggccatttgcaagttagtccctgaacttcaactataaataggccttttcatttttcatttcaaccatcccaaccagtctttctctcttagttttctcttttctcccatttgagaattcttaaggaattctatttgtttgtaatattttggagatagtaaagttatcatctggtgttagtgcccgaggacgtaggtataatttaccgaacctcgttaaaactcttgtgttcttttttgtcctatttttctttcaatatttgagggtataatagtagtatttaattgtgctattaaattactatagaagggatattctgactaaggaaagacttggtatttaagagatccttgtgatccacctctcttccctgggaattgaactttgtgtgattttttagtacaataatttacacgcttccgaccctattagAACAACAAGTgatatcaagagccgaaggttaatcttagtatgctctgtggttgcagtttaaactgatcttccacatcagaaaagatttccttaggtatattgaaagattatggagaaaacggtcggtgtaggagcttcaacatcgtccatgtggacaagaccgacaattgcaaatgcaagattggccgtggagatctttgatggcacgggctattttggtatgtggcaaagtgaggttctagatgccctttttcagcagggtctagacattgccattgatgaagagaaaccagatgatgtacaggaggaAGATTGGAAGgtgatcaatcggttggcatgtggcacaattcgatcatgcctttctcgagagcagaggtatgctttttcaaaggagacttctgcaaataagttgtgggtggcacttgaagaaaattttttgaaaaaaaacagtcaaaataagctccacttgaagaaaaattgtttcgcttcacttacgtcccaagtaccacaatgaataatcacatcaccaaatttaatcagttagtcactgatttgctaaatatggatgagacattcaaagatgaagatttggctttgatgctgttggggtcacttcctgaggagtttgagttcttagaaactactctacttcatggcaggagtgatatatctctgagcgaagtctgtgcggccttatacagttatgaacagagaaagaaggacaaacagaaaaactcaatcagagatacagaagctttagtagtctgagttcgttcatacactcggaagaaaactcaaaaggggagatcaaagtcaaagtccagactcgggaaagatgaatgtgccttttgtcataAGAAAGGCCACTAGAAGAAAAATtatccaaagctgaagaataagggaaaagctgctgtagatgcttgtgttgtaaagcatgataccagtgactctgaactatcactggttgtatcatcatcgtcgttccattcagatgagtggatattggattcgggttgtacctatcatatgtcccctaaccgggagtggttctctgatttagttgagctaaatggaggagttgtttatatgggtaatgacaatgcctgtaaaactgttgggataggttcaatccaattaaagaatcaagatggatcaactagagttctgactgatgttcggtacgtgcccagtttgaagaaaaatctcatctcattgggagccttggaatccaatggttcagttgttactatgagagatggggttttgaaagtgacatctggcgcacttgtgatattgaagagtatcaggaaaaataacttgtattactaccaaggtagtacagttattggagcagtcgctgcagctttcggtaacaaagaattggactcaatgcagttgtggcatatgaagttgggacataccagcgaaaaatccttgcaaattctggcaaagcaaggattgttgaaaggtgcaaaggcttacaaattaaaattttgcgagcattgtgttctgggaaagcaaaagagagtgaaattcggcactgcgatccataatacaaaaggtattttggaatatgttcactcagatgtgtgggggccttccaaaacaccttcgttgggaggaaaacactactttgttacttttgttgatgacttttccagaagagtttgggtgtataccatgaaaactaaggatgaagtgcttggagtttttcttaaatggaaaactatgatcgaaaaccagattGGCAAGAAATTCAGGCGGCTTaagacggacaatggaggggaatatagaagtgatccgttcttcgatgtgtgccaagagtatggtattgttcgacacttcacagttagggatacaccacagcagaatggagtggcagagcatatgaatcgaacattgctggagaaagtttgatgtatgttgtccaatgctgggttgggcaagcaattttgggctgaggctgtgacatacgctggccatcttgttaatcatttgccatcatctgcattagaaagaaaaactcctatggaggtatggtctggaaaaccggctacaaattatgattccttacatgtgtttggatccactgcatattccatgtgaaggagtcaaagttagatccgagggaaaagaaagctctctttatgggaatcacttctggagtgaagggatttcgtctttggtgatTAGACACAAaaaaaatgatctgtagcagagatgttacctttgatgaatctgccatattgaaaaaggtagcagataaagatatttaGACGAACGTTACTctacagcaggtggagtgtactccaaaacaggtggagtttgagcagatggggatttgcccagttaataagtctaattctccagccacaatggaggaattagaggttgaagaggttctgacccaagaaccgtTAAGTACActagaaccagttgcagttgcaaggccacagAGAGAAATTCGTagacctgctcgatttactgatatggtggcctacgcccttcccgttgttgatgatgatattcctatcacttatcaagaagcaatgcaaagcttagaaagtgataaatggaaaagcgccatggatgaagaaatgcagtctctccggaagaacaatacttgggagttagCGCAaataccgaaaggtaaaagggaaatcggatgcaagtgggtatttgcaaagaaagatggatctcctagcaagaaagaTGTTctctacaaggcaagattggtagcaaaaggctacgctcagaaggagggaattgactacaatgatgtattttcccttgttgtgaagcattcctccattagaattttgttggccttggtagcataGTTGAATTtagagctagctcaacttgatgttaagacggctttcttgcatggtgagttagaagaggagatctatatgactcagcccgaaggatacacagatgctggtggtagaaattgggtttgtaagctgaacaaatcgctatatggattgaaacaatccccgaggcagtggtacaagcgatttgatagctttatgagaaggcagaagtacacaagaagaaaatatgacaattgtgtgtatttgcagaagctgcatgacggatctttcatttatctactcttggatgttgatgatatgttaatcgcttcgaagagccaaaaagagatagataagatgaaggctcagttgaatcaagagttcgagatgaaagatctaggtgaggccaaaaAGATTCTCGgtatggagataagtagagatagacagagaggcaagctttgtttgaatcagaagcaatatctgaaaaatgtattacaatgttttggtgtaaataaaaacacaaaacatgtaagtaccccacttgcttctcatttgaaacttagtactcaattatctccgaaaactgaagaagaaagagaatatatggcaaaagtcccatataCAAATGCaattgggagtttgatgtatgcgatggtgtgtacgctgcctgacatttcacaagctgttggagttgtgagcaggtatatgcatgatcctggaaaaggacattggcaagctgtgaaatggattctacggtatcttcgaaaaaccgttgatgttggtttaatttttgaacaggatgaagcacttggtcagtttgtagttggatatgttgattccgactttgctggtgatttagataaacgtcgttcaactacggggtatctgtttactcttgcgaaagccccagtgagttggaagtctaccttacagtctacagtagctgtgtctactacagaggcagaatatatggcagttacagaagctgttaaggaggctatttggcttaatggattattgaaagacttgggagttgttcaaagtcacattagtctatattgtgacagtcagagtgctattcatttagcgaaaaatcaagtctatcattcaagaaccaaacatatcgacgtaagatatcactttgtgcgggaagtctttgaaaaaggaaaaattctatttcagaagattccgacagcagataatcccgcagatatgatgaccaaagtggtaacaacaatcaagtttaatcattgtttgaacttgattaacatcctgagaatttgagcacctacAGGTGTATGGCACTCGAGAGCGCATTtagaggcactacaaaagataactttatcgaatttggggagttgaaggaagtgtgtgaagatgtgattatcctaatcaaatcttcaaggtggagattgttgaaaggtcaacaaaggtaggaagcaacttgttaaaaaggttgagcaagttgcaccgaatgttgaaaagttgaatgggataattgcaattttggtccctaattttttaggccatttgcaagttagtccctgaacttcaactataaataggccttttcattttttatttcaaccatcccaaccaatctttctctcttagttttctctcttctcccatttgagaattcttaaggaattctatttgtttgtaatattttggagatagtaaagttatcatttGGTGTTAGtacccgaggacgtaggtataatttaccgaacctcgttaaaactcttgtgttcttttttgtcctatttttctttcaatatttgagggtataatagtagtatttaattgtgctattaaattactatagaagggatattctgactaaggaaagacttgttatttaagagatccttgtgatccacctctcttccctgggaattgaactttgtgtgattttttagtacaataatttacacgcttccgaccttATTGGAACAACATGGACACCATGACCCAATGGTTCATCAGTCGAAAatctctctttttatttttgtttaaagatAAATCACACTTaagatcactaaactattagtaaatttacattttagttatttaaattaaaaaaattacaaaatggtcattgaactattcgaaagtttcatttaaaccataaattataggaaattttttattcaagtcaTTAGGttgttaacttttatttttaaggtcTGGCCAGTGAGATCCAAACGACAATTTGATGATCGATATGATGGGTTAGTACCTATCAACAAGTAGAAGAACAAACATTAGATTTAAGTCAATTTTATGGTTAGCATCAGAGATTGGAGATCGAAGAAGAAAATTAGATTTTGGTTTACAAATTTGTGatgtttaaagttgtttcatgaagaAAAACTTAACTATAGAGGATAAAGGAAAGGATAATTTTCAATTAGTGCAAGTGATGTGAACAGAGAATACCATACAATAACGATTTTTACAATCcagtaatttaaatgaaaattttataataatttagtagttattttgtaactttttgaagtaaagtgactaaaacgtaaatttactaatagtttagtgatcatggatgtattttattttatttttttaaaatgaattcaATATTCATTTGGCACTAAAGTGGAAATTAGCTGAATATAAATACAAAGGCCTTAGACCCAACATCAATCGGCACTAATAAACTCGAAAACCAAAAATGATTtagaacaaaataagaacaacAAAAGAACAATTGAGCAAAAGCGTGAAGTAGCTTGAAAACCTCTTCTAGTAATGAATGGATATGCAAGAATTTCGTTTTCGTAGGTAGTAAGTTGAGTTTAAGATCATGCCAATGAGGGGCCCATTCATTCGCTCAAGCTGGTGCATTGACAATGCTTAACTATAATCTTTGGACAAGATGGAACTTTAAGTATATCCATTTGAAGATATTGTGCAACTATCTACCTAGTAGTGTAAACAAGGAAGCACAACATTGCTAAGGAGGTATTATCATCGTCCATTGGACTAAAAGCCCTCATGGGCACAACAACATAGAGCAATGTGAGCAGGTACTTCGAGAAATATGTaggaaatttttgagaaaataaattaggattaatttgtaaattagAGAAGGTATTTAGGCAATGGAGAAATTGTTAAAAGTgaagtgaaataaatttttttatgtgggTTATGATTAAATTGCAatgtaataaaaagaaaagggactaaaaatataattttattataaaaatgattttggtgataaagtaaatataatgactaataaagggcaaaatggatTTTTTATAAAAGATAGTAACCAGaatatttgaaatttcaaaatgtaTATTCAAGGAAAGCATTCTAGCCATTAggtttaaaagaaaaacaagagatTTTTATTAGCCAAAAGATGGCCCTTGATTTTGACTAAGGTCAGGCTAATAAAAGAAGAGATGGAAGTTTTTTCTCTTCAAACCCAATTTCCACTCATAACATTAGCTTCTCCCATTGAAATGTTGTAGAAAATATTCTTTCAAGCTTATTTTCGTCTTTTTTTTCatcattaaatttaaagttttcaaGTTAGATAAGTGAAAAACAATGTTGTAGAGAACCCTCTTTTAAACttattttcatcttctttttcatcaTTAAACTTAAGGTTTTCAAGTTGAATAAGTGAGAATTTCTAACTAGTgagagaattaaaaaaaa
The Gossypium hirsutum isolate 1008001.06 chromosome A07, Gossypium_hirsutum_v2.1, whole genome shotgun sequence genome window above contains:
- the LOC107953248 gene encoding uncharacterized protein, translated to MNFGFLSFPWFGVDPKRDSDLTFASTSASIEPKQKASFEIRLWGWTLVSVPPKAVNGNDRIRTPTTINKGLKRRAQENSVFEPPTPIRFRPYVCKVPWHTGARAFLSQLFPRYGHYCGPNWSSGKDGGSLIWDRRPIDWLDFCCYCHDIGYDTHDQEKLLKADLAFLECLERPHMSTKGDPYIAQLYKTMCTTGLKNILIPYRRHLVKLQYGQPLIDFRRINNMKRRSWNFQKT